In Ailuropoda melanoleuca isolate Jingjing chromosome 4, ASM200744v2, whole genome shotgun sequence, the following proteins share a genomic window:
- the SETD5 gene encoding histone-lysine N-methyltransferase SETD5 isoform X10 has translation MSIAIPLGVTTPDTSYSDMAAGSDPESVEASPAVNEKSVYSTHNYGTTQRHGCRGLPYATIIPRSDLNGLPSPVEERCGDSPNSEGETVPTWCPCGLSQDGFLLNCDKCRGMSRGKVIRLHRRKQDNISGGDSSATESWDEELSPSTVLYTATQHTPTSITLTVRRTKPKKRKKSPEKGRAAAKTKKIKNSPSEAQNLDENTTEGWENRIRLWTDQYEEAFTNQYSADVQNALEQHLHSSKEFVGKPAILDTINKTELACNNTVIGSQMQLQLGRVTRVQKHRKILRAARDLALDTLIIEYRGKVMLRQQFEVNGHFFKKPYPFVLFYSKFNGVEMCVDARTFGNDARFIRRSCTPNAEVRHMIADGMIHLCIYAVSAITKDAEVTIAFDYEYSNCNYKVDCACHKGNRNCPIQKRNPNAAEPPLPPPPSLPTIGAETRRRKARRKELEMEQQNEAPEEDNSQQPEQVPEKATVSSDHEEIDNPEEKAEEEKEEVTDDQENPAHSRRTREDRKVEAIMHAFENLEKRKKRRDQPLEQSSSDIEITTTTSEVPVGEEAKTEAPEPEVSNPASNMAIPSTPQSVGVNTRRSSQAGDVAAEKPVPKPPPAKPSRPRPKSRISRYRTSSAQRLKRQKQAIAQQAELSQAALEDGGNNSSVTPTEAGNIDSSGENRQLMGSDPTVVSVTGSHVNRAAPKYPKTKKYLVTEWLNDKAEKQECPVECPLRITTDPTVLATTLNMLPGLIHSPLICTTPKHYIRFGSPFIPERRRRPLLPDGTFSSCKKRWIKQALEEGMTQTSSVPQETRTQHLYQSNENSNSSSICKDNADLLSPLKKWKSRYLMEQNVTKLLRPLSPVTPPPPNPGSKSPPLTTPGPSHPEEECRNGYSLMFSPITSLTTASRCNTPLQFELCHRKDLDLTKVGYLDSNTNSCADRPSLINSGPSDLAPHPSVGPPSETGFPSRSGDGHQTLARNSDQAFRTEFNLMYAYSPLNAMPRADGLYRGSPLVGDRKPLHLDGGYCSPAEGFPSRYEHSFMKDLSRGSVSPGGERACEGVPSAPQNPPQRKKVSLLEYRKRKQEAKENSGGGGDSAQSKIKSAGAGQGSSNSLSDTGAHGVQGSSTRTPSSPHKKFSPSHSSMSHMEAVSPSDSRGTSSHCRPQENISSRWMVPTSVERLREGGSIPKVLRSSVRVAQKGEPSPTWESNITEKDSDPTDGEGPETLSSALSKGAAVYSPSRYSYQLLQCDSPRTESQSLLQQSSSPFRGHPTQSPGYSYRTTALRPGNPPSHGSSESSLSSTSYSSPAHPVSTDSLAPFTGTPGYYSSQPHSGNSTGSNLPRRSCPSSAASPTPQGPSDSPTSDSVSQSSTGTLSSTSFPQNSRSSLPSDLRTISLPSAGQSTAYQASRVSAVSNSQHYPHRGSGGVHQYRLQPLQGSGVKTQTGLS, from the exons CCCTGAATCTGTGGAGGCTAGTCCAGCAGTTAATGAGAAGAGCGTGTATTCCACTCATAATTATGGGACCACTCAGAGGCATGGGTGTCGAGGACTGCCTTATGCT ACGATCATCCCTCGTTCTGACCTGAATGGCCTGCCGTCGCCCGTAGAGGAACGCTGTGGAGACAGCCCGAACTCTGAAGGAGAGACTGTTCCTACCTGGTGTCCTTGTGGTCTTTCTCAGGATGGCTTCCTTCTCAACTGTGACAAGTGCAG gggaatgagcagggggaaggttATTAGACTTCATCGGCGGAAGCAGGACAACATATCAG GTGGGGATAGCAGTGCAACAGAAAGCTGGGATGAGGAGCTTTCTCCTTCCACTGTGTTGTACACAGCAACACAGCACACACCTACAAGCATCACCTTAACTGTTAGAAGAACCAAACCCAAGAAGCGGAAGAAGAGTCCAGAAAAGGGTCGCGCAGCAGCAAAGACGAAGAAAATCAAG AATTCTCCTTCTGAAGCACAGAATTTAGATGAGAATACAACTGAGGGATGGGAAAATCGGATAAGACTATGGACTGATCAGTATGAAGAAGCTTTCACTAATCAGTACAGTGCAGATGTACAGAACGCCCTTGAACAACATCTACATTCTAGCAAGGAATTTGTGGGCAAACCTGCTATTTTAGACACTATTAATAAGACTGAATTGGCCTGTAATAATACAGTTATTGGTTCCCAAATGCAG CTACAGTTGGGAAGAGTCACTCGTGTTCAGAAGCACCGGAAGATCCTGAGGGCTGCAAGAGACTTGGCTCTGGACACTCTTATAATAGAGTATCGAGGGAAAGTCATGTTACGACAACAATTTGAGGTCAATGGGCATTTCTTCAAAAA ACCATACCCCTTTGTGCTCTTCTACTCAAAATTCAATGGTGTAGAGATGTGTGTGGATGCACGTACTTTCGGTAATGATGCTCGGTTCATCAGAAGATCGTGTACACCAAATGCAGAG GTGCGACACATGATTGCAGATGGGATGATTCACCTGTGTATCTATGCTGTATCTGCCATCACCAAAGATGCTGAGGTCACCATAGCATTTGACTATGAGTACAGTAACTG TAATTATAAAGTGGACTGTGCGTGTCACAAGGGGAACCGGAATTGCCCTATACAGAAAAGGAATCCCAATGCTGCAGAACCACCACTCCCACCTCCTCCAAGCTTACCCACCATCGGAGCAGAGACAAGACGTAGAAAAGCACGACGGAAAGAGCTAGAGATGGAGCAGCAGAATGAGGCTCCAGAAGAGGATAACAGTCAGCAACCAGAACAAGTTCCTGAGAAAGCAACTGTGTCCAGTGACCATGAG GAAATAGACAAtccagaagaaaaagcagaagaggagaaagaagaggttaCCGATGACCAGGAGAACCCAGCTCATAGCAGAAGG ACCCGGGAAGATAGGAAGGTCGAAGCCATCATGCATGCTTTTGaaaacttagagaaaagaaagaagcggCGGGATCAGCCCTTGGAACAAAGCAGCTCTGACATAGAGATTACTACCACCACTTCAGAGGTCCCTGTGGGAGAAGAGGCAAAAACTGAAGCCCCTGAACCTGAAGTTAGCAACCCTGCTTCAAACATGGCCATCCCAAGCACCCCCCAGAGTGTTGGTGTGAACACCCGGAGGTCTTCCCAAGCAGGG GATGTTGCTGCAGAGAAACCAGTCCCCAAGCCACCTCCAGCAAAGCCTTCTAGGCCCCGACCGAAGAGTCGAATTTCTCGGTACCGGACCAGTTCAGCCCAAAGACTAAAGCGTCAGAAGCAGGCCATTGCACAACAGGCAGAGTTGTCACAAGCTGCCTTGGAAGATGGAGGAAATAACAGCTCTGTAACTCCTACTGAAGCTGGAAATATAGACAGTTCAGGAGAAAACAGGCAATTAATGGGGTCTGATCCAACTGTGGTATCAGTTACTGGATCCCATGTCAACCGTGCTGCACCTAaataccccaaaaccaaaaag TATCTAGTTACAGAATGGTTGAATGACAAAGCAGAGAAGCAAGAATGCCCTGTTGAGTGCCCTTTACGTATCACCACGGACCCAACTGTACTGGCAACAACCCTGAACATGTTACCCGGTCTTATCCATTCCCCATTAATTTGCACCACCCCCAAACACTACATTCGCTTTGGCTCACCCTTTATCCCTGAGAGACGTCGAAGACCCCTTCTGCCTGATGGCACCTTCAGCTCCTGTAAAAAG CGCTGGATAAAGCAAGCCTTGGAAGAAGGGATGACTCAAACATCATCTGTACCCCAAGAGACTAGAACTCAGCACCTATACCAAAGTAATGAGAATAGTAACTCTTCTAGTATCTGCAAAGATAATGCAG ACTTGTTGAGCCcattaaagaaatggaagtcTCGCTATCTGATGGAGCAGAATGTCACCAAGTTACTGCGGCCTCTTTCTCCAGTCACACCACCCCCTCCCAATCCAGGCTCAAAGAGCCCCCCACTGACCACACCTGGCCCATCTCACCCAGAAGAGGAGTGTCGAAATGGATACAGCCTCATGTTCTCACCAATCACGTCTCTTACTACTGCTAGTCGCTGCAATACTCCTCTGCAGTTTGAG cttTGTCACCGGAAGGACCTGGACTTGACAAAAGTAGGCTACCTTGACTCCAACACTAACAGCTGTGCTGACAGACCTTCCCTGATCAACTCAGGTCCTTCTGACCTGGCTCCTCATCCCTCTGTCGGGCCCCCCTCTGAGACTGGCTTTCCAAGTAGGAGTGGAGATGGACATCAGACCCTTGCAAGGAACTCGGACCAGGCATTTCGGACAGAGTTTAACTTAATGTACGCCTACTCCCCATTGAACGCTATGCCTCGAGCAGATGGATTATATCGAGGGTCTCCCCTAGTAGGGGATAGGAAGCCTTTACATTTGGACGGGGGATATTGTTCCCCTGCAGAAGGGTTTCCCAGCAGATATGAACATAGTTTTATGAAAGACCTCTCTCGTGGATCCGTATCACCTGGTGGTGAAAGGGCTTGTGAAGGAGTCCCGTCTGCCCCCCAGAACCCACCGCAGAGGAAAAAG GTATCCCTGCTGGAGTACCGCAAACGGAAACAAGAAGCCAAGGAGAATTCTGGTGGGGGAGGTGACTCTGCACAGAGCAAAATCAAGTCTGCAGGAGCTGGGCAAGGCAGCAGTAACTCACTTTCTGACACTGGTGCCCATGGTGTGCAGGGATCCTCAACCCGAACCCCATCTTCCCCTCACAAAAAATTCTCCCCATCTCATTCCTCTATGTCCCATATGGAGGCGGTAAGCCCATCAGATTCCAGAGGCACTTCATCTCACTGCAGACCTCAAGAGAATATCAGCAGTAGGTG GATGGTTCCCACGTCAGTGGAACGACTCCGAGAAGGAGGGAGCATCCCCAAGGTTCTCCGAAGCAGTGTAAGGGTGGCCCAAAAAGGAGAGCCTTCTCCCACGTGGGAGAGTAACATCACAGAGAAAGACTCAG ACCCTACGGATGGAGAAGGCCCAGAGACACTGAGCTCAGCACTCTCTAAAGGAGCAGCCGTTTACAGCCCTTCCAGATACAGCTACCAG CTCCTGCAGTGTGATAGTCCACGGACAGAATCACAAAGCCTCCTTCAGCAGAGTTCCTCCCCCTTTAGAGGACATCCCACCCAATCTCCAGGATACAGTTATCGAACTACTGCACTGAGACCTGGAAATCCCCCCTCTCACGGTTCTTCAGAATCTTCCCTCTCTTCTACGTCCTATTCCAGCCCCGCCCACCCTGTATCCACAGACTCGTTGGCCCCATTTACGGGGACACCAGGGTATTATAGCAGCCAGCCACATTCTGGAAACAGCACTGGCAGCAATCTTCCAAGGAGGAGCTGCCCTTCTAGTGCTGCTAGCCCTACCCCACAGGGCCCCTCAGACTCGCCGACCTCAGACTCGGTCTCCCAGTCCAGCACAGGAACTCTGAGTTCCACCTCCTTCCCTCAGAACTCTAGGTCGTCATTGCCATCAGACTTACGGACTATCAGTCTGCCCAGTGCTGGGCAGTCCACTGCCTACCAGGCCTCCAGGGTATCTGCGGTTTCCAATTCACAGCACTACCCACACCGTGGGAGTGGGGGTGTGCACCAGTACCGACTCCAGCCGCTGCAAGGGTCAGGAGTCAAGACTCAGACAGGACTTTCCTAG
- the SETD5 gene encoding histone-lysine N-methyltransferase SETD5 isoform X6: MSIAIPLGVTTPDTSYSDMAAGSDPESVEASPAVNEKSVYSTHNYGTTQRHGCRGLPYATIIPRSDLNGLPSPVEERCGDSPNSEGETVPTWCPCGLSQDGFLLNCDKCRGMSRGKVIRLHRRKQDNISGGDSSATESWDEELSPSTVLYTATQHTPTSITLTVRRTKPKKRKKSPEKGRAAAKTKKIKAFREGSRKSLRMKNSPSEAQNLDENTTEGWENRIRLWTDQYEEAFTNQYSADVQNALEQHLHSSKEFVGKPAILDTINKTELACNNTVIGSQMQLQLGRVTRVQKHRKILRAARDLALDTLIIEYRGKVMLRQQFEVNGHFFKKPYPFVLFYSKFNGVEMCVDARTFGNDARFIRRSCTPNAEVRHMIADGMIHLCIYAVSAITKDAEVTIAFDYEYSNCNYKVDCACHKGNRNCPIQKRNPNAAEPPLPPPPSLPTIGAETRRRKARRKELEMEQQNEAPEEDNSQQPEQVPEKATVSSDHEEIDNPEEKAEEEKEEVTDDQENPAHSRRTREDRKVEAIMHAFENLEKRKKRRDQPLEQSSSDIEITTTTSEVPVGEEAKTEAPEPEVSNPASNMAIPSTPQSVGVNTRRSSQAGDVAAEKPVPKPPPAKPSRPRPKSRISRYRTSSAQRLKRQKQAIAQQAELSQAALEDGGNNSSVTPTEAGNIDSSGENRQLMGSDPTVVSVTGSHVNRAAPKYPKTKKYLVTEWLNDKAEKQECPVECPLRITTDPTVLATTLNMLPGLIHSPLICTTPKHYIRFGSPFIPERRRRPLLPDGTFSSCKKRWIKQALEEGMTQTSSVPQETRTQHLYQSNENSNSSSICKDNADLLSPLKKWKSRYLMEQNVTKLLRPLSPVTPPPPNPGSKSPPLTTPGPSHPEEECRNGYSLMFSPITSLTTASRCNTPLQFENISSPESSPANRPESLSPELCHRKDLDLTKVGYLDSNTNSCADRPSLINSGPSDLAPHPSVGPPSETGFPSRSGDGHQTLARNSDQAFRTEFNLMYAYSPLNAMPRADGLYRGSPLVGDRKPLHLDGGYCSPAEGFPSRYEHSFMKDLSRGSVSPGGERACEGVPSAPQNPPQRKKVSLLEYRKRKQEAKENSGGGGDSAQSKIKSAGAGQGSSNSLSDTGAHGVQGSSTRTPSSPHKKFSPSHSSMSHMEAVSPSDSRGTSSHCRPQENISSRWMVPTSVERLREGGSIPKVLRSSVRVAQKGEPSPTWESNITEKDSDPTDGEGPETLSSALSKGAAVYSPSRYSYQLLQCDSPRTESQSLLQQSSSPFRGHPTQSPGYSYRTTALRPGNPPSHGSSESSLSSTSYSSPAHPVSTDSLAPFTGTPGYYSSQPHSGNSTGSNLPRRSCPSSAASPTPQGPSDSPTSDSVSQSSTGTLSSTSFPQNSRSSLPSDLRTISLPSAGQSTAYQASRVSAVSNSQHYPHRGSGGVHQYRLQPLQGSGVKTQTGLS, translated from the exons CCCTGAATCTGTGGAGGCTAGTCCAGCAGTTAATGAGAAGAGCGTGTATTCCACTCATAATTATGGGACCACTCAGAGGCATGGGTGTCGAGGACTGCCTTATGCT ACGATCATCCCTCGTTCTGACCTGAATGGCCTGCCGTCGCCCGTAGAGGAACGCTGTGGAGACAGCCCGAACTCTGAAGGAGAGACTGTTCCTACCTGGTGTCCTTGTGGTCTTTCTCAGGATGGCTTCCTTCTCAACTGTGACAAGTGCAG gggaatgagcagggggaaggttATTAGACTTCATCGGCGGAAGCAGGACAACATATCAG GTGGGGATAGCAGTGCAACAGAAAGCTGGGATGAGGAGCTTTCTCCTTCCACTGTGTTGTACACAGCAACACAGCACACACCTACAAGCATCACCTTAACTGTTAGAAGAACCAAACCCAAGAAGCGGAAGAAGAGTCCAGAAAAGGGTCGCGCAGCAGCAAAGACGAAGAAAATCAAG GCATTTCGAGAGGGATCCCGGAAGTCCTTGCGGATGAAG AATTCTCCTTCTGAAGCACAGAATTTAGATGAGAATACAACTGAGGGATGGGAAAATCGGATAAGACTATGGACTGATCAGTATGAAGAAGCTTTCACTAATCAGTACAGTGCAGATGTACAGAACGCCCTTGAACAACATCTACATTCTAGCAAGGAATTTGTGGGCAAACCTGCTATTTTAGACACTATTAATAAGACTGAATTGGCCTGTAATAATACAGTTATTGGTTCCCAAATGCAG CTACAGTTGGGAAGAGTCACTCGTGTTCAGAAGCACCGGAAGATCCTGAGGGCTGCAAGAGACTTGGCTCTGGACACTCTTATAATAGAGTATCGAGGGAAAGTCATGTTACGACAACAATTTGAGGTCAATGGGCATTTCTTCAAAAA ACCATACCCCTTTGTGCTCTTCTACTCAAAATTCAATGGTGTAGAGATGTGTGTGGATGCACGTACTTTCGGTAATGATGCTCGGTTCATCAGAAGATCGTGTACACCAAATGCAGAG GTGCGACACATGATTGCAGATGGGATGATTCACCTGTGTATCTATGCTGTATCTGCCATCACCAAAGATGCTGAGGTCACCATAGCATTTGACTATGAGTACAGTAACTG TAATTATAAAGTGGACTGTGCGTGTCACAAGGGGAACCGGAATTGCCCTATACAGAAAAGGAATCCCAATGCTGCAGAACCACCACTCCCACCTCCTCCAAGCTTACCCACCATCGGAGCAGAGACAAGACGTAGAAAAGCACGACGGAAAGAGCTAGAGATGGAGCAGCAGAATGAGGCTCCAGAAGAGGATAACAGTCAGCAACCAGAACAAGTTCCTGAGAAAGCAACTGTGTCCAGTGACCATGAG GAAATAGACAAtccagaagaaaaagcagaagaggagaaagaagaggttaCCGATGACCAGGAGAACCCAGCTCATAGCAGAAGG ACCCGGGAAGATAGGAAGGTCGAAGCCATCATGCATGCTTTTGaaaacttagagaaaagaaagaagcggCGGGATCAGCCCTTGGAACAAAGCAGCTCTGACATAGAGATTACTACCACCACTTCAGAGGTCCCTGTGGGAGAAGAGGCAAAAACTGAAGCCCCTGAACCTGAAGTTAGCAACCCTGCTTCAAACATGGCCATCCCAAGCACCCCCCAGAGTGTTGGTGTGAACACCCGGAGGTCTTCCCAAGCAGGG GATGTTGCTGCAGAGAAACCAGTCCCCAAGCCACCTCCAGCAAAGCCTTCTAGGCCCCGACCGAAGAGTCGAATTTCTCGGTACCGGACCAGTTCAGCCCAAAGACTAAAGCGTCAGAAGCAGGCCATTGCACAACAGGCAGAGTTGTCACAAGCTGCCTTGGAAGATGGAGGAAATAACAGCTCTGTAACTCCTACTGAAGCTGGAAATATAGACAGTTCAGGAGAAAACAGGCAATTAATGGGGTCTGATCCAACTGTGGTATCAGTTACTGGATCCCATGTCAACCGTGCTGCACCTAaataccccaaaaccaaaaag TATCTAGTTACAGAATGGTTGAATGACAAAGCAGAGAAGCAAGAATGCCCTGTTGAGTGCCCTTTACGTATCACCACGGACCCAACTGTACTGGCAACAACCCTGAACATGTTACCCGGTCTTATCCATTCCCCATTAATTTGCACCACCCCCAAACACTACATTCGCTTTGGCTCACCCTTTATCCCTGAGAGACGTCGAAGACCCCTTCTGCCTGATGGCACCTTCAGCTCCTGTAAAAAG CGCTGGATAAAGCAAGCCTTGGAAGAAGGGATGACTCAAACATCATCTGTACCCCAAGAGACTAGAACTCAGCACCTATACCAAAGTAATGAGAATAGTAACTCTTCTAGTATCTGCAAAGATAATGCAG ACTTGTTGAGCCcattaaagaaatggaagtcTCGCTATCTGATGGAGCAGAATGTCACCAAGTTACTGCGGCCTCTTTCTCCAGTCACACCACCCCCTCCCAATCCAGGCTCAAAGAGCCCCCCACTGACCACACCTGGCCCATCTCACCCAGAAGAGGAGTGTCGAAATGGATACAGCCTCATGTTCTCACCAATCACGTCTCTTACTACTGCTAGTCGCTGCAATACTCCTCTGCAGTTTGAG AACATATCCTCCCCTGAGAGTTCCCCTGCGAATAGGCCCGAGTCCCTGTCACCCGAG cttTGTCACCGGAAGGACCTGGACTTGACAAAAGTAGGCTACCTTGACTCCAACACTAACAGCTGTGCTGACAGACCTTCCCTGATCAACTCAGGTCCTTCTGACCTGGCTCCTCATCCCTCTGTCGGGCCCCCCTCTGAGACTGGCTTTCCAAGTAGGAGTGGAGATGGACATCAGACCCTTGCAAGGAACTCGGACCAGGCATTTCGGACAGAGTTTAACTTAATGTACGCCTACTCCCCATTGAACGCTATGCCTCGAGCAGATGGATTATATCGAGGGTCTCCCCTAGTAGGGGATAGGAAGCCTTTACATTTGGACGGGGGATATTGTTCCCCTGCAGAAGGGTTTCCCAGCAGATATGAACATAGTTTTATGAAAGACCTCTCTCGTGGATCCGTATCACCTGGTGGTGAAAGGGCTTGTGAAGGAGTCCCGTCTGCCCCCCAGAACCCACCGCAGAGGAAAAAG GTATCCCTGCTGGAGTACCGCAAACGGAAACAAGAAGCCAAGGAGAATTCTGGTGGGGGAGGTGACTCTGCACAGAGCAAAATCAAGTCTGCAGGAGCTGGGCAAGGCAGCAGTAACTCACTTTCTGACACTGGTGCCCATGGTGTGCAGGGATCCTCAACCCGAACCCCATCTTCCCCTCACAAAAAATTCTCCCCATCTCATTCCTCTATGTCCCATATGGAGGCGGTAAGCCCATCAGATTCCAGAGGCACTTCATCTCACTGCAGACCTCAAGAGAATATCAGCAGTAGGTG GATGGTTCCCACGTCAGTGGAACGACTCCGAGAAGGAGGGAGCATCCCCAAGGTTCTCCGAAGCAGTGTAAGGGTGGCCCAAAAAGGAGAGCCTTCTCCCACGTGGGAGAGTAACATCACAGAGAAAGACTCAG ACCCTACGGATGGAGAAGGCCCAGAGACACTGAGCTCAGCACTCTCTAAAGGAGCAGCCGTTTACAGCCCTTCCAGATACAGCTACCAG CTCCTGCAGTGTGATAGTCCACGGACAGAATCACAAAGCCTCCTTCAGCAGAGTTCCTCCCCCTTTAGAGGACATCCCACCCAATCTCCAGGATACAGTTATCGAACTACTGCACTGAGACCTGGAAATCCCCCCTCTCACGGTTCTTCAGAATCTTCCCTCTCTTCTACGTCCTATTCCAGCCCCGCCCACCCTGTATCCACAGACTCGTTGGCCCCATTTACGGGGACACCAGGGTATTATAGCAGCCAGCCACATTCTGGAAACAGCACTGGCAGCAATCTTCCAAGGAGGAGCTGCCCTTCTAGTGCTGCTAGCCCTACCCCACAGGGCCCCTCAGACTCGCCGACCTCAGACTCGGTCTCCCAGTCCAGCACAGGAACTCTGAGTTCCACCTCCTTCCCTCAGAACTCTAGGTCGTCATTGCCATCAGACTTACGGACTATCAGTCTGCCCAGTGCTGGGCAGTCCACTGCCTACCAGGCCTCCAGGGTATCTGCGGTTTCCAATTCACAGCACTACCCACACCGTGGGAGTGGGGGTGTGCACCAGTACCGACTCCAGCCGCTGCAAGGGTCAGGAGTCAAGACTCAGACAGGACTTTCCTAG